The Chondrinema litorale genome includes a window with the following:
- a CDS encoding DUF4198 domain-containing protein, which translates to MKKVLVLLASILILCSHGLFLKTNAYYLGTYEESEIFPFSFTHNERDNTLNKDRIIHAEIVGNDYDFIPDEKDWYDHDDATYLKFETGASGTYVAGISTSERIIEMSGADFNDYLEHDGVIDILESRKEKNLQDEPVKEKYAKHVKAIIQVSYEKSKHYKKVFGYPVEFVPESNPYLAKQGDEITFTLLKNSKPFANHLVYFGKSIKAEHGHGHFHDDKEGAVITDTNGKVTIKVDHKGKWYLRTIDMVESNLDNVDYISNWGTLKFEIR; encoded by the coding sequence ATGAAAAAAGTTCTGGTTTTATTAGCTTCTATTTTAATTTTATGTTCTCATGGTTTATTTCTTAAAACCAATGCATATTATTTAGGGACCTATGAAGAAAGTGAGATTTTCCCTTTCAGTTTTACCCATAATGAGCGGGACAATACATTGAACAAAGACCGAATAATACATGCAGAGATTGTTGGGAATGATTATGATTTTATTCCTGATGAAAAAGATTGGTACGATCATGATGATGCCACATATCTAAAATTTGAAACTGGCGCTTCTGGTACTTATGTAGCAGGTATTTCAACTTCTGAGAGAATAATTGAAATGAGTGGAGCAGATTTTAATGATTATTTGGAACACGATGGAGTAATTGATATTTTGGAATCTCGTAAAGAGAAAAATTTGCAAGATGAACCTGTAAAAGAAAAATATGCCAAGCATGTAAAGGCGATAATTCAGGTATCTTACGAAAAAAGTAAGCATTATAAGAAAGTTTTTGGATACCCAGTAGAGTTTGTTCCCGAATCGAATCCATACCTAGCTAAACAAGGAGACGAAATTACTTTTACTCTTTTGAAAAACTCAAAACCATTTGCTAATCATTTAGTGTATTTTGGTAAAAGTATAAAAGCAGAACATGGGCATGGGCATTTTCATGACGATAAAGAAGGCGCAGTAATTACTGATACAAATGGAAAAGTTACCATTAAGGTTGATCACAAAGGCAAATGGTATTTGCGAACAATCGATATGGTTGAAAGTAATCTAGATAACGTGGATTATATTTCTAACTGGGGGACATTAAAATTTGAGATTAGATAG
- a CDS encoding ParA family protein: MSLIISVASQKGGVGKSTISRLISREFAVNDFQVLIADMDISQSTCVHWNKRRLRDQLEPVIDVQLFGSVDKALKLAPNYDLIVFDGAPHATKQTIDLAKHSDIIIMPTGVALDDLEPTKDLAKELLGKGVPKEKIVVVFNHVGSSQAELEEATEYIKDKGLFVIGPHLPEKTSYRRASDDGKAATETTHTSTNQKADEVAQAIMNRIETIMQNV, encoded by the coding sequence ATGAGTTTAATAATATCAGTTGCCAGCCAAAAAGGTGGAGTGGGTAAATCAACCATTTCAAGATTAATTAGCCGAGAGTTTGCCGTCAACGATTTTCAGGTACTTATTGCCGATATGGATATTTCGCAAAGTACTTGTGTGCACTGGAACAAAAGAAGGTTGAGAGACCAACTTGAACCAGTAATTGATGTTCAGCTTTTTGGTTCTGTAGACAAAGCATTAAAACTTGCTCCAAACTACGATCTAATCGTATTTGATGGCGCACCTCATGCTACCAAACAAACTATTGATTTAGCAAAACATTCAGACATCATTATTATGCCAACTGGTGTTGCTCTGGATGATCTGGAACCAACAAAAGATTTGGCTAAGGAATTACTAGGTAAAGGTGTTCCTAAAGAAAAAATAGTAGTGGTATTTAACCATGTAGGTTCTAGCCAGGCAGAACTGGAAGAAGCTACAGAATATATAAAAGATAAAGGCTTATTTGTAATAGGGCCACACTTGCCAGAAAAGACCAGTTATCGCAGAGCCAGTGATGACGGTAAAGCAGCTACTGAGACTACACATACTTCTACCAATCAAAAAGCAGACGAAGTGGCACAGGCAATAATGAATCGAATTGAAACCATCATGCAAAATGTTTAA
- a CDS encoding ABC transporter permease, protein MIKNYLLTTIRHLLRNRLFSLINISGFALGIICFFLIYIYVSDELSYDQYHSKADRIYRIKEFFKGEGGTYAERSSSLPFPVAEAIVGEFPNLVEEGVRFFNFQAPMLSVEYEATEKAFNEKRFFFVDENYYKVFDFELAQGNPENALAKPNTVLITENIAKKYFGENWQQEKVIGESIKFQGEYDLMITGILKDARLDSHFQYDFLASFSSLKPMFGGHLPHNNWYWNPCWTYLLLKEGVDANQLEYQLPAFVNKAFDKEFNASIVLGLQQLTDIHLNSDLDFEIQPNSNISSIYIFAGIAIFVLLIACINFVNLSTATSIQRAKEVGIRKTLGGRKHQLVFQFLTESVLMSAFSVFLAIVSISLIMPWFNTFTGKAEEINLLNEPVLLMGVIIFTVCIGVISGFYPAMILSSFKPITILKSLKADNKGAIFRKLLVTLQFVVSIILIIGTFVAIKQLRYLQSTDTGFQQENIVMVPVLRTPMADFYETYKEEVLKHNSVKSVTALEEILGAKHQGGNYQFEGMTESQLFSRLCIRHDFLETFDINLLAGRAYSMDMKQDHTYSLMINKKLAETQGWLPEEAIGKSFDLGKVKGNVIGVVDDFHFTSRHKPITPLVLDLDVRPGAFNLFIKYMAIRVDDQDMAKTLGYLQNEWEKIIPGRPFEYFFLDQNLQQLYESEEKLSSIAGIFAIIAIIVASLGLLGLSAYMTEQRKKEISIRKVLGSSIWQVIILLSGNFMNLILIAFVIACPLAYFGLDFWLNQFAYRVDIEFIYFVYAGLAVLFFAFLTISVQTIRTAYINPAYMLKDD, encoded by the coding sequence ATGATTAAAAATTACCTACTTACCACTATCCGACATCTACTGAGGAACAGATTGTTTTCTTTGATAAACATATCTGGTTTCGCATTAGGCATAATTTGTTTCTTCCTAATTTACATTTATGTAAGTGATGAGTTGAGTTACGATCAGTACCATAGTAAAGCTGATCGGATTTACAGAATAAAGGAGTTTTTTAAAGGGGAAGGAGGAACATATGCAGAACGTTCTTCGAGTTTGCCATTTCCAGTAGCAGAAGCAATTGTAGGTGAGTTTCCAAATTTAGTGGAAGAGGGGGTTAGGTTTTTTAATTTTCAGGCACCAATGCTTTCGGTAGAGTATGAAGCTACCGAAAAAGCCTTTAATGAAAAACGATTTTTCTTTGTTGATGAGAACTATTACAAAGTTTTCGATTTTGAATTAGCTCAAGGAAATCCCGAAAATGCACTTGCAAAACCAAATACAGTGTTAATTACAGAAAATATCGCAAAAAAGTATTTTGGTGAAAACTGGCAACAAGAAAAAGTAATAGGAGAAAGTATAAAATTTCAGGGTGAGTATGATTTAATGATTACAGGTATTCTAAAAGATGCCAGATTAGACTCGCATTTTCAATATGATTTTCTGGCTTCATTTTCAAGTTTGAAACCCATGTTTGGTGGGCATCTTCCGCATAATAATTGGTATTGGAATCCATGCTGGACATACTTATTATTAAAAGAAGGTGTGGATGCCAATCAATTAGAATATCAACTACCTGCTTTTGTAAATAAAGCATTTGATAAAGAATTTAATGCATCCATAGTTTTAGGTCTGCAACAACTTACCGATATACATTTAAACTCAGACCTCGATTTTGAGATACAACCCAATAGCAATATTTCATCCATCTACATTTTTGCAGGTATTGCCATTTTTGTGTTGTTAATTGCTTGCATCAACTTTGTGAATCTATCTACTGCAACTTCCATCCAAAGGGCAAAAGAAGTTGGAATCCGTAAAACTTTAGGAGGGAGAAAACACCAATTAGTATTTCAGTTTTTAACCGAATCTGTACTGATGAGTGCTTTTTCGGTATTTCTCGCTATTGTAAGTATTTCTTTAATTATGCCTTGGTTCAATACTTTTACAGGAAAAGCAGAAGAGATCAATTTGCTAAATGAGCCTGTATTGTTGATGGGTGTAATCATATTTACAGTTTGTATCGGTGTAATATCTGGTTTTTATCCAGCCATGATATTATCCAGCTTTAAACCTATAACGATACTTAAATCTTTAAAAGCGGATAACAAAGGTGCCATATTCAGAAAGTTATTGGTTACGCTTCAGTTTGTGGTTTCTATCATTTTGATTATTGGAACATTTGTGGCAATTAAACAACTCAGATACCTTCAATCAACAGACACCGGTTTTCAACAAGAAAATATTGTAATGGTTCCTGTGTTGAGAACACCAATGGCCGATTTTTACGAAACTTATAAAGAGGAAGTTTTAAAGCATAATAGCGTAAAGTCGGTAACCGCACTTGAAGAGATTTTAGGAGCAAAGCATCAAGGAGGTAATTACCAATTTGAAGGAATGACTGAATCTCAGCTTTTCTCCAGACTATGTATTCGCCATGATTTTTTGGAGACTTTTGATATTAATTTATTAGCCGGTAGAGCTTATTCAATGGATATGAAACAAGATCATACTTATTCCTTGATGATTAATAAAAAACTTGCTGAAACACAAGGTTGGTTACCCGAAGAAGCGATAGGTAAAAGTTTTGATTTGGGTAAAGTGAAAGGCAATGTTATTGGCGTAGTAGACGATTTCCACTTTACATCTCGCCACAAACCAATTACACCATTGGTATTGGATTTAGATGTGAGACCGGGGGCATTTAATCTTTTTATAAAATACATGGCAATTCGTGTTGATGATCAAGACATGGCAAAAACACTAGGCTATTTGCAAAATGAGTGGGAAAAGATAATTCCGGGAAGACCTTTTGAATACTTCTTCCTCGATCAGAATTTACAACAACTCTACGAATCAGAAGAGAAGTTAAGCAGCATTGCTGGTATCTTTGCAATAATTGCAATTATAGTTGCATCATTAGGTTTGTTGGGTCTTTCTGCATATATGACCGAACAACGCAAAAAAGAAATTAGCATTAGAAAAGTGCTAGGTAGTTCTATCTGGCAAGTAATCATTTTGCTAAGTGGCAATTTTATGAATCTCATTTTAATTGCTTTTGTAATCGCCTGTCCTTTGGCGTACTTTGGTTTAGACTTCTGGTTAAATCAGTTTGCCTATCGGGTTGATATAGAATTTATCTATTTTGTATATGCGGGCTTGGCAGTTTTATTTTTTGCTTTTCTTACTATTTCTGTCCAAACTATCAGAACAGCTTATATAAATCCTGCATATATGCTTAAAGACGATTAA
- a CDS encoding alpha-L-fucosidase has protein sequence MKVKDLLIVTILISSLTLFSCETEVKDVPPPAPSSVIPTESQVEYQQMEMIGFIHFTVNTFTDKEWGMGDEDISIFNPSELDTEQWVKVAKEAGLKELILTAKHHDGFCLWPSAYTEHSVKNSPYKDGKGDIVKEFTDACKKYGIKAGLYLSPWDRNHADYGKPEYIEYYRNQLTELLTNYGDISEIWFDGANGGDGYYGGANEERRIDKLTYYDWDNTIALVKKLQPNILVFSDAGPDIHWIGNEKGFAGETFWSTIDKSKLVIGGSESAYLNAGDPNGNSWIVGQCDVSIRPGWFYHAKEDDEVKTPEHLLDIYYKSVGRNAILLLNLPPDRRGLLHENDVKNLNTFKQMRDQIFDDNLAKGKEATADTYWGSHPDYAASKITDGSFDTYWAAEQGKKVATLNLDLGAETSFDHLVLQEYTPLGQRVSSFTVYAQDGESWKEITGGTTIGLKRILTFSEVSASKLKLELETTGDVPTIAEWAIYNAE, from the coding sequence ATGAAAGTAAAAGACTTACTGATTGTTACAATTTTAATATCATCACTCACTCTGTTCTCTTGTGAAACAGAAGTGAAAGATGTACCACCTCCAGCACCATCTAGTGTAATCCCAACTGAATCTCAGGTTGAATATCAACAAATGGAAATGATTGGTTTCATCCATTTTACGGTAAACACATTTACTGATAAAGAATGGGGAATGGGAGATGAAGATATCTCTATATTTAATCCTTCTGAATTAGATACAGAACAGTGGGTAAAAGTAGCGAAAGAAGCTGGCTTAAAAGAATTGATCTTAACAGCTAAACACCACGATGGTTTTTGCTTATGGCCTTCTGCATATACCGAACATTCTGTGAAAAACAGTCCATACAAAGATGGCAAAGGTGACATTGTAAAAGAATTTACTGATGCATGTAAAAAATATGGGATCAAAGCTGGGCTTTACCTTTCTCCTTGGGATAGAAACCATGCTGATTACGGAAAGCCAGAATACATAGAGTATTACAGAAACCAGTTAACAGAATTACTTACAAATTATGGAGATATCAGCGAAATCTGGTTTGATGGTGCAAATGGCGGAGATGGTTATTATGGCGGTGCCAACGAAGAGCGCAGAATCGATAAATTGACTTATTACGATTGGGATAATACCATTGCTCTAGTTAAAAAGCTTCAGCCCAATATATTAGTCTTTTCTGATGCAGGACCTGACATCCACTGGATCGGTAATGAAAAAGGTTTTGCTGGCGAAACTTTCTGGTCTACTATAGATAAGAGTAAATTGGTTATTGGAGGTTCAGAATCTGCATACCTCAATGCTGGCGATCCGAATGGAAACTCTTGGATAGTAGGGCAGTGCGATGTGTCTATTCGTCCGGGCTGGTTTTACCATGCTAAAGAAGACGATGAGGTAAAAACACCAGAACACTTATTAGATATTTATTATAAATCTGTTGGTAGAAATGCTATTCTTTTACTCAACTTACCACCAGATAGAAGAGGCTTACTTCATGAAAATGATGTTAAAAACCTCAATACCTTTAAGCAAATGAGAGATCAGATTTTTGATGATAATTTGGCTAAAGGAAAAGAAGCAACAGCCGATACTTATTGGGGTTCGCATCCAGACTATGCTGCTTCTAAAATTACCGATGGAAGTTTTGATACTTATTGGGCTGCTGAACAAGGTAAAAAAGTAGCTACTCTTAATTTAGATTTAGGTGCAGAAACAAGTTTCGACCATTTGGTATTACAAGAGTATACACCACTTGGACAAAGAGTAAGCAGTTTTACAGTTTATGCGCAAGATGGAGAAAGCTGGAAAGAGATTACAGGAGGTACAACTATTGGCCTTAAAAGAATATTAACTTTCTCCGAAGTTTCAGCATCAAAATTAAAACTTGAACTAGAAACTACTGGCGATGTACCAACTATTGCAGAATGGGCAATTTACAATGCTGAATAA
- the map gene encoding type I methionyl aminopeptidase, giving the protein MSIRQPSEMEGMKKVSEVVGIVLREMIKYASPGMTAKALDDFGGLIMKQFGAQSAPQLAYKFPGFTCISVNEEIAHGIPYSSKVLKEGDLVNVDVSAELDGYWADNGCSFVLGEDINNQQHLVNASRDILTKAINNIKGGVRISSIGKLIEDEAKKKGYKVIRNLAGHGVGLSLHEEPEEILNCYDRFNIRRFKKNSVVAIETFISTKSTFALKTRDGWTLVGNKGGFVAQHEHTIVVTDDKPIILTEMNGI; this is encoded by the coding sequence ATGTCAATAAGACAACCTTCTGAGATGGAAGGAATGAAAAAAGTAAGCGAAGTAGTTGGAATTGTACTTCGAGAAATGATTAAATACGCCAGCCCAGGAATGACGGCAAAAGCTCTGGACGATTTCGGAGGTTTAATAATGAAACAGTTTGGAGCACAGTCGGCCCCTCAATTAGCCTATAAATTTCCTGGTTTTACTTGCATCAGTGTTAATGAAGAAATTGCACATGGTATACCTTATTCTTCTAAAGTATTAAAAGAAGGAGATTTAGTGAATGTTGATGTTTCTGCAGAACTAGATGGTTATTGGGCAGACAATGGTTGTTCTTTTGTTTTAGGAGAGGATATTAACAACCAACAACATTTGGTAAATGCATCGCGAGATATTTTAACAAAAGCTATCAATAATATTAAAGGTGGAGTGAGAATATCTTCAATTGGAAAATTGATAGAAGACGAAGCTAAAAAAAAGGGTTATAAAGTAATTAGAAACCTAGCTGGCCACGGAGTAGGCTTGAGTCTGCACGAAGAACCAGAAGAAATTCTAAATTGTTACGACAGATTTAATATTAGAAGATTTAAGAAGAACTCTGTTGTTGCAATAGAAACTTTTATTTCAACAAAATCGACTTTTGCACTCAAAACTCGCGATGGTTGGACATTGGTAGGAAACAAGGGAGGATTTGTAGCCCAACACGAACATACTATTGTAGTTACAGACGATAAACCAATCATTCTCACAGAAATGAACGGTATCTGA
- a CDS encoding 3-keto-disaccharide hydrolase, which translates to MKQVRSGVLILTALLFFGCKEDTPKSKKPEATFPMKTIVLDDLSTFKDPGQNWQVTGNVYANRNQEQSLEPESGNGILVNLPNESQHENLFTNFEHTDLDIELDVMMPKNSNSGIYLMSRYEVQLFDSWGVDQPQHSDIGGIYERWDDSKPEGENGFEGIAPKINAAKAPGLWQHLNIVFQAPRFDSNGKKIKNAVFKEVYLNGTLIQKDAEVSGPTRAAAFQNEVASAPLMIQGDHGPVAFRNIKYKSYNGHQVSLQNITLKQYASTGDTLGDFLSQQPTQNIQTDTISYTQASEGEKYLLYYEGEMTLPDDASYIFSMRMHGGGFLIVGEDTLLNAVGDHDFAEMFYMKKSLKAGTYPFKFVYNKFDDWWRRGMALYVESENTAKQTLNAPSSIFIVKPDSPIIIPAEKVVTQRSFIMHKDIKRTHVISVGTPYHIHYSYDMSTGTFLQAWQGDFLNVSDMWYQRGEPQLAETLGPKTEFYAGPAVAKLESENTLWPDTIWLDKPYRHLGYTLDNEGYPEFKMNIGETLMTDKILPDSDSHKFTRTIKIEHADAKTYVKLAEGKEIEKLPDGTYAINDKEYYLAMSEPDKELLVRKVGGKQELLYKVEGESSDIIYETIW; encoded by the coding sequence ATGAAACAAGTGAGAAGTGGTGTGCTGATATTAACCGCACTTCTTTTTTTTGGCTGCAAAGAAGATACACCTAAAAGTAAAAAACCAGAAGCTACATTTCCGATGAAAACGATTGTGTTGGATGATCTCAGCACTTTCAAAGATCCGGGGCAAAACTGGCAAGTTACCGGTAATGTATACGCTAACCGAAATCAGGAGCAGTCTTTAGAACCTGAAAGTGGAAATGGAATTTTGGTAAACCTGCCGAACGAAAGTCAACATGAAAACCTATTTACCAATTTTGAGCATACCGATCTAGATATTGAACTAGACGTGATGATGCCGAAAAATTCAAATTCAGGTATTTATTTGATGAGTCGGTACGAAGTTCAGCTTTTCGATAGTTGGGGAGTAGACCAACCACAACACAGTGATATCGGAGGTATTTATGAACGCTGGGATGATAGTAAACCAGAAGGAGAAAATGGATTTGAAGGAATCGCTCCAAAAATAAATGCGGCAAAAGCACCGGGTTTATGGCAGCATTTAAACATCGTTTTTCAAGCTCCAAGATTTGATAGCAATGGAAAGAAAATTAAAAATGCTGTTTTTAAAGAAGTTTATTTAAATGGGACACTTATTCAGAAAGATGCAGAAGTAAGTGGGCCAACCCGAGCTGCTGCCTTTCAAAATGAAGTTGCTTCAGCACCTTTGATGATTCAAGGAGATCATGGACCCGTGGCTTTTAGAAACATCAAATACAAATCGTACAATGGGCATCAAGTAAGTTTGCAGAATATCACCTTAAAACAATATGCAAGTACAGGTGATACCTTAGGAGATTTTTTATCGCAACAACCCACTCAAAATATACAAACAGATACTATTTCTTATACTCAAGCTTCCGAAGGAGAGAAGTATCTTTTGTATTATGAAGGAGAAATGACGCTTCCAGATGATGCTAGTTATATTTTTTCGATGCGCATGCATGGTGGGGGTTTTCTTATTGTTGGGGAAGATACTTTATTGAATGCCGTTGGCGATCATGATTTTGCTGAAATGTTCTATATGAAGAAGAGCTTGAAAGCAGGTACTTATCCTTTCAAGTTTGTTTATAATAAATTCGATGATTGGTGGCGAAGAGGGATGGCATTGTATGTAGAAAGTGAAAACACAGCTAAGCAAACTTTAAATGCACCAAGTTCAATTTTTATAGTAAAACCAGATTCTCCCATCATCATTCCTGCCGAAAAAGTAGTTACGCAAAGGAGCTTTATTATGCATAAAGATATTAAAAGAACACACGTAATTTCAGTGGGTACACCTTATCATATTCATTATTCTTATGATATGAGTACGGGTACATTTTTACAAGCTTGGCAAGGAGATTTTCTAAATGTTTCAGACATGTGGTACCAAAGAGGTGAGCCTCAATTAGCAGAAACATTAGGACCGAAAACAGAATTTTATGCAGGGCCAGCAGTAGCAAAATTGGAAAGTGAAAATACACTTTGGCCAGATACAATTTGGTTGGATAAACCTTACAGACATTTGGGCTACACGTTGGATAATGAAGGTTATCCAGAGTTTAAAATGAATATTGGTGAAACACTGATGACAGATAAGATTTTGCCCGATTCAGATTCGCATAAATTTACCCGTACAATTAAGATCGAACATGCAGATGCTAAAACTTATGTGAAGCTTGCTGAAGGTAAAGAAATTGAAAAACTGCCCGATGGCACATATGCAATTAACGATAAGGAATATTACTTGGCAATGAGCGAACCCGATAAAGAATTATTAGTGCGAAAAGTGGGAGGCAAGCAAGAGCTACTTTACAAGGTAGAAGGAGAAAGCAGTGACATTATTTATGAAACAATTTGGTAA
- a CDS encoding GNAT family N-acetyltransferase: MKFQKANIKDLDSIVKLLADDKLGSQREFYQIPLPDFYVEAFEKITKDENQELIVLKDEDEKVIGTMQLTFIQYLTYRGGVRMQIEAVRIDKKNRGEGLGEKMFIWAIERAKERKAHVVQLTTDKQRPDALRFYEKLGFKASHEGMKLHL, translated from the coding sequence ATGAAATTTCAAAAAGCAAATATTAAAGATTTAGACTCAATAGTAAAACTGTTAGCCGACGATAAATTAGGAAGTCAGAGAGAGTTTTATCAAATTCCATTACCAGATTTTTATGTTGAAGCTTTCGAGAAAATCACTAAAGATGAAAATCAGGAGCTTATCGTCTTAAAAGATGAAGATGAAAAAGTAATTGGCACCATGCAACTTACCTTTATACAATATCTTACTTATAGAGGTGGAGTTAGAATGCAGATTGAAGCAGTTCGAATTGACAAAAAGAATAGGGGAGAAGGCTTAGGTGAAAAAATGTTTATTTGGGCTATAGAAAGGGCTAAAGAAAGAAAAGCACATGTTGTACAATTAACAACAGATAAACAAAGACCAGATGCTTTGAGATTTTATGAAAAGTTAGGATTCAAAGCCAGTCACGAAGGAATGAAACTTCATTTATAA